Sequence from the Thermomonas sp. HDW16 genome:
GCCAGCGTATTGACGCGAAAACCGCTATCCTGCGCGGTTCATGCGCCTCCGCGCTCCCCCAGAAAGTCCCTGCCCATGCTGTTCCAACATGTCGCCATTGCCGGCCTGGCCCATATCGATGCGCCGCGCCGCTTGTCCTCGGACGAGATCAACGCCCGGCTGAAGCCGACCCTGGATCGCCTCGGCATCAAGACCGACGTGCTCGGCGAGATCGCCGGCATCCACGCGCGCTACCTGTGGGAAGACAATGTGCAGGCCTCGGACGTGGCCACGCTGGCCGGCGTGAAGGCGCTGGCCGATGCCGGCATCGATCCGGCCAAGGTCGGCCTGCTGGTCAATACCTCGGTCAGCCGCGACTACCTGGAGCCGTCCACCGCCAGCATCGTCAGCGGCAACCTGGGCCTGCCGGATACCTGCCAGAACTTCGACGTGGCCAATGCCTGCCTGGCCTTCATCAACGGCATGGACATCGCCAGCCGGATGATCGAGCGCGGCGAGATCGAATACGCGCTGATCGTCGACGGCGAAACCGCCAACCTGGCCTACGAGAAAACCCTCGAGCGCCTGGGCCGCGATGACGCCACCGAAGAACAGTTCCGCAATGAGCTGGCCACCCTGACCTTGGGCTCCGGTGCCGCGGCGATGGT
This genomic interval carries:
- a CDS encoding 3-oxoacyl-ACP synthase III — encoded protein: MLFQHVAIAGLAHIDAPRRLSSDEINARLKPTLDRLGIKTDVLGEIAGIHARYLWEDNVQASDVATLAGVKALADAGIDPAKVGLLVNTSVSRDYLEPSTASIVSGNLGLPDTCQNFDVANACLAFINGMDIASRMIERGEIEYALIVDGETANLAYEKTLERLGRDDATEEQFRNELATLTLGSGAAAMVLARAELAPGAPRYRGGVTRAATEWNKLCRGNLDGMVTDTRMLLIEGIKLAQKTFIAAKHALGWAADELDQIVIHQVSKVHTAAFTKAIGIDPKKVLTIFGEHGNIGPASVPIVLSKLRELGRLKKGDRVALLGIGSGLNCSMAEVVW